The following are encoded together in the Diabrotica undecimpunctata isolate CICGRU chromosome 7, icDiaUnde3, whole genome shotgun sequence genome:
- the LOC140446352 gene encoding uncharacterized protein has product MLKWSPIGSVGSENPSGWSNSTIFVEYLNHYIKHTNSSTYNKSLLIVDNHESHISAEALNLAKSSGVVMLTFPPHTSHKLQPLDRSVFGHLNKYYNKACSDWLIANPAKTMTIYDIAECVGNASPKAFTQKNIQSGFTIPKIFPFNRNIFEEHEFPSSYVTDRPPAAKESRNN; this is encoded by the coding sequence ATGCTGAAATGGTCTCCAATAGGTAGTGTTGGGAGCGAGAATCCTAGTGGATGGTCTAACTCTACGATTTTTGTTGAGTATTTAAACCACTATATAAAACATACAAATTCAAGTACTTACAACAAATCACTACTGATTGTCGACAATCATGAGAGCCACATTTCAGCGGAAGCTTTAAATTTAGCAAAATCATCGGGAGTCGTCATGCTTACCTTTCCACCTCACACGAGCCACAAGCTACAACCGTTAGATAGGTCGGTTTTCGGGCatctaaataaatattataataaagctTGTTCCGACTGGCTAATTGCAAATCCTGCAAAAACGATGACAATCTATGATATTGCTGAGTGTGTTGGGAATGCAAGTCCAAAGGCATTTACACAGAAAAATATCCAGTCTGGTTTTACTATTCCTAAAATTTTTCCATTCAACAGAAACATTTTCGAGGAGCACGAATTTCCTAGTTCATATGTTACGGATAGACCACCAGCTGCCAAAGAGtcaagaaataattaa